The following proteins come from a genomic window of Athalia rosae chromosome 1, iyAthRosa1.1, whole genome shotgun sequence:
- the LOC105693328 gene encoding leishmanolysin-like peptidase isoform X3, with amino-acid sequence MILFRLTRGDVNVDKVVHGVHIDPVHEVKKRSISQPLRILLWYDDSVYRLDDEKLDLINNTILPEAVHFWERALMVRETKNTIRLNRKCESNQVFVKNQHTYCIDTCRTETVCGEVVVPPEHLDVCRTCNATGHDCGVAEGSKAGPGIDGSDFVFYVSAMQTERCHKGLTVAYAAHCQQEAALDRPIAGHANLCPGSISTKPQELETLLSTVKHEILHALGFSVSLYAFYRDENGEPRTPRRPDTGKPTLNERLQTHQWSEETIRTVLRPNWQVHGGSVERYMQMIVTPNVRKEVQRHFGCEELEGAELEDQGEDGTALTHWEKRVFENEAMTGTHTQNPVYSRITLALMEDTGWYSANYSMAQELGWGKKLGCEFAMKSCKEWISTRSSPLSEKRGKTIHPFCNKVKQDPLQTECTDDRSSVALCNLVEHPQPLPKRYQNFDSIPHVPPGREQYYGGSVSLADYCPYIQEFTWRARHIVVRGSHCLYEENNPHAEKNFALEKYGAHSKCFDHTNQMWEERTCKQARQWQHWGSGCYQYKCEAGRLHIMVANYTYTCFHPGQEIAIRIMHNEWLHKGALICPSCTDICEAEFKAQGTGCKIRDEHPPATFYHRDNLHCGSDVRTAFGVPALAIFIVLSIICR; translated from the exons AACACGATTCTTCCCGAGGCCGTCCATTTTTGGGAGAGAGCGCTGATGGTgcgagagacaaaaaatacGATACGACTGAATCG GAAGTGCGAGAGCAATCAAGTCTTCGTCAAGAACCAGCATACCTACTGCATAGACACGTGTCGGACCGAAACCGTCTGCGGCGAAGTTGTAGTTCCACCGGAACACCTCGAC GTCTGCAGAACTTGCAACGCGACGGGTCACGACTGTGGAGTAGCCGAAGGAAGCAAAGCGGGACCAGGAATCGACGGTTCGGATTTTGTATTTTACGTTTCGGCGATGCAGACGGAAAGATGTCACAAAGGTCTCACGGTCGCTTACGCTGCTCACTGCCAACAGGAAGCCGCGTTGGATCG GCCGATAGCCGGTCACGCGAACCTATGCCCAGGCAGCATCAGCACGAAACCTCAAGAACTGGAGACACTCCTGAGCACCGTGAAACACGAGATCCTACACGCCCTTGGATTCTCCGTGAGCCTTTACGCGTTCTACAGGGACGAGAATGGGGAACCGAGAACACCGAGGCGTCCCGATACCGGGAAACCAACGCTGAACGAAAG ACTTCAAACCCATCAGTGGAGTGAAGAGACCATCAGAACGGTCCTGAGACCGAACTGGCAAGTTCACGGCGGTTCGGTAGAAAGATATATGCAAATGATCGTCACACCGAACGTGCGGAAAGAAGTACAACGCCACTTTGGCTGCGAAGAACTCGAGGGCGCGGAACTCGAGGATCAAGGAGAAGATGGAACTGCGTTAACTCACTGGGAAAAGCGAGTCTTTGAA AACGAAGCGATGACGGGTACGCACACACAGAATCCTGTTTACTCTCGCATTACCTTAGCTCTAATGGAAGACACGGGTTGGTACAGCGCTAATTACTCCATGGCTCAAGAGCTGGGCTGGGGTAAGAAACTGGGATGCGAATTTGCCATGAAATCGTGCAAGGAATGGATATCCACCAGGTCATCTCCTCTTTC AGAGAAAAG ggGGAAAACTATTCACCCTTTTTGCAATAAGGTCAAACAGGATCCCCTGCAGACCGAATGTACCGACGACAGGAGTTCGGTTGCACTTTGCAACCTCGTAGAACACCCCCAACCACTGCCTAAAAGATATCAG AACTTCGACTCGATACCACACGTTCCACCCGGTAGGGAACAATATTATGGAGGTTCCGTATCTCTGGCTGATTACTGTCCATATATTCAAGAGTTCACGTGGAGAGCTAGGCATATAGTAGTCCGAGGATCTCATTGTCtttacgaagaaaataatcccC ACGCGGAGAAAAACTTCGCCCTCGAAAAATACGGCGCACACTCCAAGTGTTTCGATCACACTAATCAGATGTGGGAGGAAAGAACCTGCAAACAAGCCAGGCAGTGGCAACATTGGGGATCTGGTTGTTATCAGTATAAATGTGAAGCTGGAAGACTGCATATTATg GTGGCCaactacacgtacacgtgctTTCATCCTGGCCAAGAAATCGCTATAAGAATAATGCATAACGAGTGGCTTCACAAGGGTGCTCTCATCTGCCCCTCCTGCACAGATATTTGTGAG GCGGAGTTCAAGGCCCAGGGTACGGGGTGTAAGATTCGTGACGAACATCCTCCGGCTACATTTTATCACAGAGATAATCTCCACTGCGGTTCTGATGTGAGAACCGCATTCGGCGTACCGGCTCTTGCAATATTCATCGTCTTGTCGATAATCTGTAGGTGA